Proteins found in one Desulfovibrio porci genomic segment:
- a CDS encoding sensor domain-containing protein, giving the protein MENQTKIFVDNAIGQSSEYNMLMNLSRLSVSKHLIDEHFTLIWANEYYYELIGYPKEEYERLFENRPDKFYAADPENWKILVDKVTETLASGASGYQLIGRMRHKSGRMMWVKLSNIFTDEMINGHRVSYTVMADVSELQQTLLEQSITYNNIPGFIAKFRIRENGFEFVEANEKFTRLFGRSDYALDSPVAVRNPAVLRDNHELMRRGEPVNFVLQAREKDGNNVWLQVSGECMDWQDGDPLYLFVYIDISELLEQRELQKQTSRRLEQLAFVDPVTEGRNRTSFDIDAGGAIRSAAPGSYALVWLDIQKFKLVNDFFGVEAGDRVLRHCYKSVQAHLEDGEYVARLAADGFNLLLWDATRERLEERLNRMAEDVNRFEPIVRRKYIISFSAGIYHIDDPSLPLIQIQDRANIARKNAGAAVGNGLCACRMYSEQDRLRSLREKEMENRMRGALERGEFIVYLQPKQSLKKSSIAGAEALVRWNAPEGLISPAEFIPLFEQNGFIVDLDLYVFEQVCAMQRKWLDNGVAAVPVSVNMSRTHLSDPHFLDHYESIRQKYGAPPGLLEIELTESLVFENPQLLIRFIDQIRAHGYHCSIDDFGSGYSSLNILKDLNVNALKLDRVFFSSKEVGNAREQVVIVSVIDLARKLSMVTVAEGVETEPQVDFLRRTECDMVQGYVFSRPVPLAEFERMAYGREIAA; this is encoded by the coding sequence ATGGAAAACCAGACCAAGATCTTCGTTGATAATGCCATCGGCCAGAGCAGTGAATACAACATGCTGATGAATCTCTCGCGCCTGAGCGTGAGCAAGCATCTGATTGATGAGCATTTCACGCTCATCTGGGCCAATGAGTACTACTATGAACTGATCGGCTATCCCAAGGAAGAATACGAACGCCTGTTTGAAAACCGCCCCGACAAATTTTATGCGGCGGATCCGGAGAACTGGAAGATCCTCGTCGATAAAGTGACCGAAACGCTCGCCAGCGGCGCTTCCGGCTATCAGCTTATAGGCAGGATGCGCCATAAAAGCGGCAGAATGATGTGGGTCAAGCTGTCGAATATCTTCACGGACGAAATGATCAACGGCCACCGCGTTTCCTACACCGTGATGGCGGATGTCAGCGAGCTGCAGCAGACCTTGCTTGAACAGAGCATCACCTACAACAATATTCCCGGTTTTATCGCCAAGTTCCGGATTCGGGAAAACGGCTTCGAGTTTGTGGAGGCCAATGAAAAGTTCACTCGGCTTTTCGGGCGGTCCGATTATGCGCTGGACAGTCCGGTCGCGGTCAGGAATCCGGCCGTGCTCAGGGATAACCATGAACTCATGCGCCGGGGGGAGCCTGTCAATTTTGTTCTCCAGGCCAGGGAAAAGGACGGAAACAACGTCTGGCTGCAGGTTTCCGGTGAATGCATGGACTGGCAGGACGGCGATCCGCTTTATTTGTTTGTATATATAGATATCAGCGAGCTTCTGGAGCAGCGCGAACTGCAGAAGCAAACCAGTCGGCGGCTGGAGCAGCTGGCCTTTGTGGACCCGGTGACCGAGGGACGCAACCGCACCAGTTTTGATATTGATGCCGGAGGGGCCATCCGCTCCGCCGCGCCCGGCAGTTATGCGCTGGTCTGGCTGGACATCCAGAAATTCAAGCTGGTCAATGATTTTTTTGGCGTGGAGGCCGGCGACAGAGTGTTGCGGCATTGCTATAAAAGCGTGCAGGCTCATCTGGAGGACGGCGAATACGTGGCCCGCCTGGCGGCGGACGGCTTCAACCTCTTGCTGTGGGACGCGACCAGGGAAAGGCTGGAAGAACGCCTGAACCGCATGGCCGAGGACGTCAACCGCTTTGAGCCGATAGTCCGGCGCAAGTATATTATCTCCTTCTCCGCCGGTATCTACCACATTGACGACCCGTCCCTGCCGCTGATCCAGATTCAGGACAGGGCCAACATTGCCCGTAAAAATGCCGGCGCCGCCGTGGGCAACGGCCTGTGCGCCTGCCGGATGTACAGCGAGCAGGACCGTCTGCGCTCCCTGCGTGAAAAGGAAATGGAAAACCGCATGCGCGGCGCGCTGGAGCGGGGGGAATTCATCGTCTATCTCCAGCCCAAGCAATCCCTGAAAAAATCCTCCATTGCCGGCGCTGAAGCTCTGGTGCGTTGGAATGCCCCGGAAGGCCTGATCTCTCCCGCTGAATTCATCCCTCTGTTTGAGCAGAACGGTTTTATTGTGGACCTTGATCTCTATGTTTTCGAGCAGGTCTGCGCCATGCAGCGCAAGTGGCTGGACAACGGCGTCGCGGCGGTGCCGGTATCTGTGAACATGTCGCGCACGCACCTTTCGGACCCGCATTTTCTTGATCACTATGAGAGCATCCGGCAAAAATACGGCGCACCTCCGGGCCTGCTGGAAATTGAACTGACGGAGAGCCTGGTGTTTGAGAATCCGCAGTTGCTGATCCGCTTCATTGATCAGATCCGCGCCCATGGCTACCATTGTTCCATTGACGATTTCGGCAGCGGCTATTCCTCGCTGAACATCCTCAAAGATTTGAACGTCAACGCCCTCAAGCTGGACAGAGTCTTTTTCTCCTCAAAGGAAGTGGGCAACGCCCGTGAGCAGGTGGTCATCGTCTCGGTTATTGATCTGGCCAGAAAGCTCAGCATGGTTACAGTGGCTGAAGGCGTGGAGACAGAGCCGCAGGTGGATTTTCTGCGCCGCACGGAGTGCGATATGGTCCAGGGCTATGTCTTTTCCCGGCCCGTGCCTCTAGCGGAATTCGAGCGGATGGCCTATGGCCGTGAAATCGCCGCCTGA
- a CDS encoding elongation factor G — translation MPTPLEMQRTFALVGTGGCGKTSLAEMLLFNAGAVTRMGAVEDGTTNLDYEPEEVRRRGSVQPACATYLWNKNRHFLLDIPGDGNFTGDMECLLKGVDSVLFVLDAVDGVRPLSKKFWSMVRAESLPAMIVINKLDRDRADFHMAFDGLAALGVKPVALQLPIRQGEAFTGMVDVLAGKALIFGENGSVSEAEVPADLLDDMSLLRDVTVENIAESDEVLMEKYLEEGSLSLEDLQSGLRKGVLSGELTPVLVCSALENKGGKAVLDAVEALLPSPLDHPAFKDAAGAERAPDPDGPVACFVFKTLADPFAGQLSILRVLSGTINGDATLRNMRSEENERLGSLLYLVGKTQTPCKDPVGPGAIVAVAKLKNTRTGDTLCDEKAPFALPMPELPPQLITYALAPKEKGEEDKVYAAIQRLLDEDITLRLGRDEENGDILLSGMGQLHIELSVEKAKRRFKIDIVLKTPKVPYRETVRGKCQVQGRHKKQSGGRGQFGDCWIEMEGLPRGSGYVFEDAIVGGVIPRQYIPAIDKGVQEAAARGFLAGCQVVDFRVKVYDGSYHTVDSSEMAFKVAGSLAFKKAMESLKPVLLEPIVLLTVSIPDESMGDVIGDLSSRRGKVLGSDSQAGITEIKAHVPMSEVLRYAPDLRSMTGGQGFFTMEFDHYEEAPQPVAEKVIAEHQAAKAAE, via the coding sequence ATGCCAACCCCTCTGGAAATGCAACGCACTTTCGCTCTCGTCGGCACCGGCGGCTGCGGCAAAACGTCGCTGGCCGAAATGCTGCTGTTCAACGCCGGGGCCGTGACCCGCATGGGCGCCGTTGAAGACGGCACCACCAACCTCGACTACGAACCCGAGGAAGTGCGCCGCCGCGGTTCGGTGCAGCCTGCCTGCGCCACCTATCTCTGGAACAAGAACCGCCATTTCCTGCTGGACATTCCCGGCGACGGCAACTTCACCGGCGATATGGAATGCCTGCTCAAGGGCGTGGACAGCGTGCTCTTCGTGCTGGACGCCGTGGACGGCGTGCGCCCCCTGAGCAAAAAATTCTGGAGCATGGTCCGCGCGGAAAGCCTGCCGGCCATGATCGTCATCAACAAGCTGGACCGCGACCGGGCCGATTTTCACATGGCCTTTGACGGTCTGGCGGCCCTGGGCGTCAAACCCGTGGCCCTGCAACTGCCCATCCGCCAGGGCGAGGCTTTCACGGGCATGGTGGACGTGCTGGCAGGCAAAGCCCTCATCTTCGGCGAAAACGGCTCTGTCAGCGAAGCGGAAGTTCCCGCCGACCTGCTGGACGACATGAGCCTGCTGCGCGACGTCACCGTGGAAAATATCGCGGAAAGCGATGAAGTCCTGATGGAAAAATATCTGGAGGAAGGCAGCCTCTCTCTGGAAGACCTGCAATCCGGCCTGCGCAAGGGCGTGCTCAGCGGCGAGCTGACCCCGGTGCTGGTCTGCTCCGCCCTGGAGAACAAGGGCGGCAAAGCCGTTTTGGATGCGGTGGAAGCCCTGCTGCCCTCGCCGCTGGACCACCCGGCCTTTAAAGACGCCGCCGGGGCCGAGCGCGCGCCCGATCCGGACGGCCCGGTGGCCTGCTTTGTGTTCAAAACCCTGGCCGATCCCTTTGCCGGGCAGCTTTCCATCCTGCGGGTGCTTTCCGGCACCATCAACGGCGACGCCACACTCAGGAACATGCGCAGCGAGGAAAACGAACGCCTGGGCAGCCTGCTCTATCTGGTGGGCAAAACCCAGACCCCCTGCAAGGATCCCGTGGGTCCGGGCGCCATTGTGGCCGTGGCCAAACTCAAGAACACGCGCACCGGCGACACCCTCTGCGACGAAAAAGCGCCCTTCGCCCTGCCCATGCCCGAACTGCCGCCGCAGTTGATCACCTACGCCCTGGCCCCCAAGGAAAAAGGCGAGGAAGACAAGGTCTACGCGGCCATCCAGCGTCTGCTGGACGAGGACATCACCCTCCGCCTGGGCCGCGACGAAGAGAACGGCGACATTCTGCTCTCCGGCATGGGCCAGCTGCATATTGAACTTTCCGTGGAAAAGGCCAAGCGCCGTTTCAAGATCGACATCGTGCTCAAAACGCCCAAGGTGCCCTACCGCGAAACCGTACGCGGCAAATGCCAGGTGCAGGGCCGCCACAAAAAGCAATCCGGCGGGCGCGGCCAGTTCGGCGACTGCTGGATCGAGATGGAAGGCCTGCCACGCGGCTCGGGCTATGTCTTTGAAGACGCCATTGTGGGCGGCGTCATCCCGCGCCAGTACATTCCGGCCATCGACAAGGGCGTTCAGGAAGCGGCCGCGCGCGGTTTTCTGGCCGGTTGCCAAGTGGTGGACTTCCGCGTCAAGGTTTACGACGGCAGCTACCACACCGTGGACTCCTCGGAAATGGCCTTCAAGGTGGCTGGTTCCCTGGCCTTCAAAAAAGCCATGGAAAGCCTCAAACCCGTGCTGCTGGAGCCCATCGTGCTGCTGACCGTGTCCATTCCCGATGAAAGCATGGGCGACGTGATCGGCGACCTTTCCTCCCGTCGGGGCAAGGTGCTGGGTTCGGACTCCCAGGCGGGCATCACCGAAATCAAGGCCCACGTGCCCATGAGCGAAGTGCTGCGCTACGCGCCGGACCTGCGCTCCATGACCGGCGGTCAGGGCTTCTTCACCATGGAATTTGACCATTACGAGGAAGCGCCGCAGCCTGTGGCCGAAAAAGTTATTGCCGAGCACCAGGCCGCCAAGGCCGCAGAATAA
- a CDS encoding DnaA ATPase domain-containing protein, with product MRDQWAEISENLKKMLDSGIFKVWIAPLRATLEDGVVRLVAPNAFMAGWLESRMLSTLREAAAPVLGLSPEAVEIRIEIAGRDRDAAPQAASTADLAARVLPQRQADLPIPPAVPALRREARWRYCFEDFVVGPSNSMAVAAAQDVCRSGDVQTLFVNSASGLGKTHLAQAVGQALSRKGNDARVAYLTAEEFASRFVASLRSHDVEGFKSRLRDLNVLLLEDVHFFQGKEKMQDMALAVVKSLQAKGGRVIFTSSFSPRELQRVDSQLVSYFCSGILTNMGRPDEEMRRRILTRKAKSFQVLLPDPVCDLLATRLRGDVRQMESCLNSLIFKARLLNCGLNLDLALEVLNQYAGVECGPDLPTIIRLVCESYGLEQRQLCSRSRRRECVLGRNTVYYLARKHTELSLEEIGETFNRRHSTVIKGITSVERELSKESSLGRQIARAVDLIERNAGLGAAQ from the coding sequence ATGCGAGATCAATGGGCCGAAATTTCTGAAAATCTCAAGAAAATGCTGGATTCCGGCATTTTTAAGGTTTGGATCGCTCCTTTGCGCGCCACGCTGGAAGACGGGGTGGTGCGCCTTGTGGCGCCCAACGCGTTTATGGCCGGTTGGCTGGAAAGCCGGATGCTTTCCACCTTGCGCGAAGCGGCGGCCCCGGTATTGGGTCTGTCGCCGGAGGCCGTGGAAATACGTATTGAGATTGCCGGAAGAGATCGCGACGCCGCTCCGCAGGCGGCTTCCACGGCTGACCTTGCCGCGCGGGTTTTGCCGCAACGGCAGGCCGATCTGCCCATACCTCCCGCCGTGCCCGCTTTACGGCGGGAGGCGCGCTGGCGCTATTGCTTTGAGGATTTTGTGGTGGGGCCCAGCAACAGCATGGCCGTGGCGGCCGCGCAGGATGTCTGTCGTAGCGGTGATGTGCAGACCCTGTTTGTGAACTCCGCCTCGGGTCTGGGCAAAACACACCTGGCCCAGGCTGTGGGCCAGGCGCTCAGCCGAAAAGGCAATGACGCGCGCGTGGCCTATCTCACGGCCGAGGAGTTCGCCTCGCGCTTTGTGGCCTCCTTGCGCAGCCATGACGTGGAGGGCTTCAAATCCCGCCTGCGGGATCTGAATGTGCTTTTGCTGGAAGACGTGCATTTTTTTCAGGGCAAGGAAAAAATGCAGGATATGGCCCTCGCCGTGGTCAAAAGTCTGCAGGCCAAGGGCGGCCGGGTGATTTTCACCTCTTCGTTTTCGCCGCGTGAACTCCAGCGGGTGGACAGTCAGCTCGTCTCGTATTTCTGCTCGGGCATTCTGACGAATATGGGACGTCCCGACGAAGAGATGCGCCGCCGCATCCTCACCCGCAAGGCCAAAAGCTTTCAGGTGCTCTTGCCCGACCCGGTCTGCGACCTGCTGGCCACCCGCCTGCGCGGCGATGTGCGCCAGATGGAATCCTGTCTGAACAGCCTCATATTCAAGGCCCGTCTGCTCAATTGCGGCTTGAATCTGGATCTGGCGCTGGAAGTGCTCAACCAGTACGCCGGCGTGGAATGCGGGCCGGATCTGCCCACCATCATCCGACTGGTCTGCGAGAGCTACGGCCTGGAGCAGCGCCAGCTCTGCTCACGTTCCCGCCGCCGGGAATGCGTGCTGGGCCGCAATACCGTCTACTATCTGGCGCGCAAGCACACTGAACTTTCGCTGGAGGAAATCGGCGAGACGTTCAACCGTCGCCATTCCACGGTCATCAAGGGCATCACCTCGGTGGAGCGCGAGCTTTCCAAAGAATCCAGCCTGGGCCGCCAGATCGCCAGAGCCGTGGACCTTATTGAGCGCAACGCCGGTCTGGGAGCGGCCCAATGA
- a CDS encoding NAD(P)-dependent oxidoreductase, which translates to MALHVINEARRCLHCKKPLCRTGCPISTNIPVMIEQFLNGNIDEAGQMLFDNNPLSIVCSLVCDHEKQCEGHCILGKKGSPVHISSIENYISERFLAVHHPPRPRQNGMAAAIIGSGPAGLTIAIILAQRGYSVTIFESHDRIGGVLRYGIPDFRLPKSILDRYQQRLLELGVRIRPNTTIGGALRMDDLFRDGYSAVFIGTGVWRPNSLGIKGESLGNVHFAIDYLCNPAVYNPGEVVSVIGAGNAAIDAARTILRHGARKVTVFARKPALAASPREVEYARVDGVDFHTCVRPVEIRPEGAVFRRLDYDAEGHAREVEGEDFLEPSDSVIIAIGQGPKDKIVSTSRGIEINERGLVKTDARGATTYPGIFASGDVVRGAKTVVEAVHCSKTVADAMDAYMQSLPRA; encoded by the coding sequence ATGGCGCTGCATGTCATCAACGAAGCCCGGCGCTGTCTGCACTGCAAAAAGCCTCTCTGCCGCACGGGCTGTCCCATCAGCACCAACATTCCGGTGATGATCGAACAGTTCCTGAACGGCAATATCGACGAAGCCGGACAGATGCTCTTTGACAACAATCCCCTTTCCATTGTCTGTTCCTTGGTCTGCGACCACGAGAAACAGTGCGAAGGGCATTGCATTCTGGGCAAAAAAGGCAGCCCCGTGCATATCAGCAGCATCGAAAATTACATCTCCGAACGCTTTCTGGCCGTGCACCATCCGCCACGGCCGCGTCAGAACGGCATGGCCGCCGCCATTATCGGCTCGGGTCCGGCGGGACTGACCATCGCCATCATTCTGGCCCAGCGCGGCTACAGCGTGACCATTTTCGAATCCCACGACCGCATCGGCGGCGTGCTGCGCTACGGCATTCCGGACTTCCGCCTGCCCAAGAGCATTCTGGACCGCTATCAGCAACGCCTGCTGGAACTGGGCGTGCGCATCCGCCCCAATACCACCATCGGTGGCGCATTGCGCATGGACGACCTCTTCCGGGACGGCTACAGCGCCGTCTTCATCGGCACGGGCGTCTGGCGGCCCAACAGCCTGGGCATCAAGGGCGAAAGCCTGGGCAACGTGCATTTCGCCATTGACTATCTCTGCAATCCGGCGGTCTACAATCCGGGGGAAGTTGTCAGCGTGATCGGCGCGGGCAACGCGGCCATTGACGCGGCCCGCACCATTTTGCGCCACGGCGCGCGCAAGGTGACGGTGTTCGCCCGCAAGCCCGCGCTGGCCGCCAGCCCGCGCGAAGTGGAATACGCCAGGGTGGACGGCGTGGACTTTCACACCTGCGTGCGGCCCGTGGAAATCCGGCCCGAAGGCGCTGTATTCCGCCGCCTGGACTATGACGCGGAAGGCCATGCCCGCGAAGTGGAAGGCGAGGATTTTCTGGAACCCTCGGATTCCGTGATTATCGCCATCGGCCAGGGCCCCAAGGACAAGATCGTTTCCACGTCCAGAGGCATAGAAATCAACGAACGCGGATTGGTGAAAACAGACGCGCGCGGAGCCACTACCTATCCCGGCATCTTCGCCTCGGGCGATGTGGTGCGCGGGGCCAAAACCGTGGTGGAGGCCGTGCACTGCTCCAAAACAGTGGCCGACGCCATGGACGCCTATATGCAAAGTCTGCCGCGCGCGTGA
- a CDS encoding acyl-CoA thioesterase, whose amino-acid sequence MHVFPTPEIWLPHRVSYGETDTMGVLYYAEYLHLFERARNAYIRQCGMSYADVEKKGIILPVREAQCRYRAPARYDDLVQVRAAISEWGRASLRFVYEIWDEDKTRLLAEGMTQHALVNPQGRPVPVPDWFRQLCVKSDD is encoded by the coding sequence GTGCATGTTTTTCCCACTCCGGAAATCTGGTTGCCCCATCGCGTGTCCTACGGTGAAACGGACACCATGGGGGTTTTGTATTACGCCGAATACCTGCACCTTTTCGAGCGCGCCCGCAACGCCTACATCCGCCAATGCGGCATGAGCTACGCCGACGTGGAAAAAAAGGGCATCATCCTGCCCGTGCGCGAAGCCCAGTGCCGCTACCGCGCACCGGCCCGTTATGACGATCTGGTGCAGGTGCGCGCGGCCATCAGCGAATGGGGCCGGGCCTCACTGCGTTTTGTATATGAGATATGGGACGAGGACAAGACGCGCCTGCTGGCCGAAGGCATGACCCAGCACGCCCTGGTCAATCCCCAGGGACGCCCCGTGCCCGTGCCGGACTGGTTCCGGCAGTTGTGCGTGAAAAGCGACGATTGA
- a CDS encoding MltA domain-containing protein: MHGQAPCFGARREGRASAWAGGALRPALIVVLLASLALSACAGKKPQPEELPPLGPPVAVQESPEFFVANLAPRNQDLTSWKDMAPTVRKSLRYVNSKPQGAAAVKRPGLTVTWGDLSRSLTRLRDLLPRLDAEPGLLLANFRWVEVPGGINYSGYYEPQVRASRTRKPGYTQAIYGLPPDLGRVRAKRGRYHDRRTIEEKQVLANRGLELAWAADPVDVFFLEIQGSGRLIFDDGTQAYVNYAGQNGHKYKSSGRIMREKGLLRRGDIFEQREWFRNNPERVREILNDNPSYVFFKFGSRGPTGAMGHEVDDWLSLATDRSFIPLGSLVAYGVNAPDERRGSVPLRGIGFAQDVGGAIKRNRIDIFCGGDARANYVASHLDAKGPAWVLLAR; this comes from the coding sequence ATGCACGGGCAAGCTCCTTGTTTCGGCGCGCGCCGCGAAGGCCGCGCGTCAGCATGGGCCGGGGGCGCGTTGCGCCCGGCCTTGATTGTGGTTTTGCTGGCGAGTCTCGCGCTCTCCGCCTGCGCCGGCAAGAAGCCGCAGCCCGAAGAACTGCCGCCGCTGGGGCCGCCGGTGGCCGTGCAGGAAAGCCCGGAATTTTTCGTCGCCAATCTGGCCCCCCGCAACCAGGATCTGACCAGCTGGAAGGACATGGCCCCTACCGTGCGCAAGTCTCTGCGCTATGTCAACAGCAAGCCGCAGGGCGCGGCGGCCGTCAAACGGCCGGGCCTGACCGTGACCTGGGGGGATCTCTCCCGCAGCCTGACCCGCCTGCGGGATCTGCTGCCGCGTCTGGATGCGGAGCCCGGCCTGCTGCTGGCGAACTTCCGCTGGGTGGAAGTGCCGGGCGGCATCAATTATTCCGGCTACTACGAGCCGCAGGTACGGGCCAGCCGTACGCGCAAGCCGGGCTATACCCAAGCCATCTACGGCCTGCCGCCGGATCTCGGGCGGGTGCGCGCCAAACGCGGCCGCTACCATGACCGCCGCACCATTGAGGAAAAGCAGGTGCTGGCCAACCGGGGCCTGGAACTGGCCTGGGCCGCGGACCCTGTGGACGTCTTTTTTCTGGAAATTCAGGGCTCGGGCCGCCTGATTTTTGACGACGGCACGCAGGCCTATGTGAACTATGCCGGGCAGAACGGGCACAAGTACAAGAGTTCGGGCCGGATCATGCGTGAAAAGGGTCTGCTCAGGCGCGGCGACATTTTCGAGCAGCGCGAGTGGTTCAGGAACAATCCCGAGCGGGTGCGCGAAATTCTCAACGACAATCCCAGCTATGTTTTCTTCAAATTCGGCAGCCGCGGGCCCACCGGGGCCATGGGGCATGAGGTGGACGACTGGCTCTCCCTGGCCACGGACCGGTCCTTTATCCCTCTCGGGTCTCTGGTGGCTTACGGTGTAAACGCGCCGGACGAGCGGCGCGGCAGCGTGCCCCTGCGCGGGATCGGTTTCGCCCAGGACGTGGGCGGGGCCATCAAGCGCAACCGTATTGATATCTTTTGCGGCGGGGACGCGCGGGCCAATTATGTGGCCAGCCATCTGGACGCCAAGGGACCGGCCTGGGTGCTGCTGGCCCGCTGA
- a CDS encoding outer membrane protein — MKRIIAALALVLTLALPGLAAAEGTGMYLAPKFLMSIQDTGRMERSSGLAGSGVDDYSQFTLGGALALGYDFWPQQMLPLRAEIEFALRGNSEHSWSDGGTNVSDVKGTWNNSTLFANLFWDFHNDTPFTPYIGAGLGLAFNYTGYDFTTTNGSKFSVDDRFTNFAWNVGVGASYSFNENLAIDASYRFVGLGYNEVSAYHNGQKYEVGNDPYNNEFMLGLRFAF, encoded by the coding sequence ATGAAACGCATTATTGCCGCTTTGGCACTTGTGCTGACGCTTGCTCTGCCCGGTCTGGCCGCGGCGGAAGGCACCGGCATGTATCTGGCCCCCAAGTTTCTGATGAGCATTCAGGATACGGGACGGATGGAACGTTCGTCCGGGCTTGCGGGTTCGGGGGTGGACGATTACAGCCAGTTCACCTTGGGTGGGGCTCTGGCTCTGGGCTATGATTTCTGGCCGCAACAAATGCTGCCCCTGCGCGCTGAAATTGAATTCGCCCTGCGCGGCAACAGCGAACATAGCTGGAGCGACGGCGGCACGAATGTGAGCGACGTCAAGGGCACCTGGAACAACTCCACGCTCTTCGCCAACCTGTTCTGGGACTTCCACAACGATACGCCCTTCACGCCTTATATCGGCGCTGGCTTGGGGCTGGCCTTCAACTATACCGGCTATGATTTCACCACCACCAACGGCAGCAAGTTCTCGGTCGATGACCGCTTCACCAATTTCGCCTGGAACGTGGGCGTGGGCGCGTCTTACAGCTTCAACGAAAATCTCGCCATTGACGCTTCCTACCGTTTTGTGGGCCTGGGCTACAACGAGGTCAGCGCATATCACAACGGTCAAAAGTATGAGGTCGGCAACGATCCTTACAATAACGAATTCATGCTGGGGCTGCGTTTCGCTTTCTAG
- a CDS encoding translation initiation factor IF-2 — protein sequence MILEWAAAGAVILAGLIFCLRIMRRGITTLDQDRDQYLERIRAGERQLDEDRKNISLDEQCCVLRAAVEDLLRLAGDPPGHELSGKGTRLVLRTPAGEWRLELSMRERSLRGTRKVLHGRSRWLLSGFDRDETFDDLAGLMRSLNAHLRGDEMVTPEPAHLARRLSHQR from the coding sequence ATGATTCTGGAATGGGCCGCCGCCGGAGCGGTAATTCTGGCGGGCCTGATTTTCTGCCTGCGCATCATGCGGCGCGGCATCACCACGCTGGACCAGGACCGGGACCAGTATCTGGAGCGCATCCGGGCCGGTGAGCGCCAACTGGACGAGGACAGGAAAAATATTTCCCTGGACGAACAGTGCTGTGTGCTGCGCGCGGCGGTGGAGGATCTGTTGCGCCTGGCGGGCGACCCGCCCGGTCACGAGCTGTCGGGCAAAGGCACGCGCCTGGTGCTGCGCACCCCGGCGGGAGAGTGGCGCCTGGAACTGAGCATGCGCGAACGGTCCCTGCGCGGCACCCGCAAGGTGCTGCACGGCCGCAGCCGCTGGCTGCTGAGCGGATTCGACCGCGACGAAACCTTTGACGATCTGGCCGGCCTCATGCGCAGCCTCAACGCCCATCTGCGCGGCGACGAGATGGTGACGCCCGAACCGGCGCATCTGGCGCGCCGCCTTTCCCACCAGCGCTGA
- a CDS encoding outer membrane protein produces MKRILAVLALMAVLALPGLAQAEVNGFYLAPKFLMSIQDTGVISRPYSDMTDESYSQFTLGGALAVGYDFYPQQQIPLRAEIEFALRGNSEKSWDSIYNGDSISTKGLWNTSTLFLNLYYDIQTGTPFVPYIGAGAGLAFNYVEYTVDGPGYNNSASDNFTNFAWNVGAGVAYNFNENFAVDLGYRFMMMGYNEVSKGDTNISNQPYNNEFMLGLRFTF; encoded by the coding sequence ATGAAACGTATTTTGGCTGTCTTGGCTTTGATGGCGGTTCTGGCCCTGCCGGGCTTGGCTCAGGCCGAAGTGAACGGCTTTTATCTGGCCCCTAAATTTCTGATGTCCATTCAGGATACGGGCGTCATTTCCCGTCCGTACAGCGACATGACGGACGAGAGCTACAGCCAGTTCACGCTGGGCGGCGCGCTGGCCGTGGGCTATGACTTCTACCCCCAGCAGCAGATCCCCCTGCGCGCTGAAATTGAATTCGCCCTGCGCGGCAACAGTGAAAAGAGCTGGGATTCCATCTATAATGGTGACAGCATCAGCACCAAGGGACTCTGGAACACCTCCACTCTGTTCCTGAACCTCTACTATGACATTCAGACCGGCACCCCCTTTGTGCCTTATATCGGCGCGGGCGCGGGACTGGCCTTCAATTATGTGGAATATACCGTGGATGGTCCTGGTTACAATAATAGTGCCAGTGACAATTTCACCAATTTTGCCTGGAACGTGGGCGCGGGCGTGGCCTACAACTTTAACGAAAACTTTGCCGTGGACCTGGGCTATCGCTTCATGATGATGGGCTACAACGAAGTTTCCAAGGGCGACACCAATATCAGCAACCAGCCCTATAACAACGAATTCATGCTGGGCCTGCGCTTTACCTTCTAA